In Ignavibacteriota bacterium, a genomic segment contains:
- a CDS encoding glycosyltransferase family 39 protein, translating into MSAAREARSKSARRVSARDDRRVSTAAAQWYAVATAALGLRLFFLYQFADTPFYTEHVSDSKIYLALAEAIRNGALPAKAWFMSPLYPYLLALLGGAGDPNLLARLVQCLLGAATAVMTGMIAARLWNTRAGLAAGLLVAVSPELLFYDTMLLTESLLAFSLTAHLAVLLRLEKYGRPRDAVVSGLALGVALVTRFSLILYPVLLAAVYMRGRTRGTAPALRLQGLLAASALLVIIPFTIRNALVEGVFVPVTSAGGYNFHAGNNGSAQGWYNVPEGVDIAKDPNGELEAERALGRALTSSETSSYWFSVAGRWISDNPVRFMGLLGRKVLLFFHPADIEQTGLSMGFIRREYGTLLDLPLPPFLVLLGFAITGYVFVLRARRGAVVPPVLFAAFVLSTALFFIAGRFRVPLIPVLAVYGGIAAQEALCAVREKRFMPLMQSAGIGLGTVLLLVVAQPSFTEVYEREYQTLGDMAFRNREYTKAELLFTRSLAERPTPDVYVNRGNALAATGRIAEALPMYDSALALRPRHTLALFNRGNALMQAERPEQAYQAWFEAARSDPNFGPAHRNMGILLLRAGRAAEAAAALERAASHEQDAAVRETILRDAATARALAQAPRK; encoded by the coding sequence ATGAGTGCAGCCCGCGAAGCGCGGTCGAAGTCCGCGCGGCGTGTCTCGGCGCGCGATGACAGGCGCGTTTCCACGGCCGCCGCGCAGTGGTATGCTGTGGCGACGGCGGCGCTGGGTTTGCGCCTGTTCTTTCTGTACCAATTTGCGGATACACCGTTTTACACGGAACACGTATCAGACTCGAAGATCTACCTGGCGCTTGCCGAAGCGATCCGCAACGGAGCGCTGCCGGCGAAGGCCTGGTTCATGTCGCCCCTGTATCCCTATCTCCTTGCCCTCCTCGGCGGTGCGGGAGATCCGAACCTTCTGGCGCGGCTCGTGCAGTGTCTGCTGGGCGCCGCGACTGCTGTCATGACGGGGATGATCGCTGCGAGGTTGTGGAATACACGTGCCGGGCTTGCCGCGGGACTGCTTGTCGCCGTGTCGCCCGAATTGTTGTTCTACGACACCATGCTGCTCACCGAGTCGCTGCTCGCCTTTTCTCTCACCGCACATCTGGCCGTGCTGCTGCGGCTCGAAAAATACGGCCGGCCACGGGACGCGGTTGTGTCGGGCCTTGCTCTCGGCGTTGCGCTGGTGACACGTTTCTCGTTGATCCTGTATCCGGTACTGCTGGCCGCGGTGTACATGCGCGGACGTACCCGCGGCACTGCTCCGGCATTGCGTCTGCAGGGCCTGCTCGCGGCCTCCGCGCTGCTTGTCATAATACCGTTCACGATACGCAACGCGCTTGTCGAGGGTGTGTTTGTGCCCGTCACAAGCGCGGGTGGATACAACTTCCATGCAGGGAACAACGGGTCCGCCCAGGGCTGGTACAATGTGCCTGAAGGGGTCGATATTGCGAAGGATCCGAACGGCGAACTCGAGGCCGAACGCGCCCTCGGCCGCGCCCTCACATCCTCCGAAACCTCGTCGTATTGGTTCTCGGTTGCGGGCCGCTGGATATCGGATAATCCGGTCCGATTTATGGGGCTGCTCGGCCGCAAGGTTTTGCTGTTTTTCCATCCGGCGGATATAGAGCAGACCGGTCTCAGCATGGGCTTCATCCGGCGCGAGTACGGTACGCTTCTCGATCTGCCATTGCCGCCGTTCCTCGTGCTTCTCGGTTTTGCCATCACGGGCTATGTTTTCGTTCTGCGGGCACGTCGGGGGGCGGTGGTTCCGCCCGTTCTTTTTGCGGCATTTGTTCTCTCGACCGCTCTGTTCTTCATCGCGGGCCGCTTCCGTGTTCCGCTGATCCCGGTTCTTGCGGTGTACGGCGGCATCGCGGCGCAGGAGGCGCTGTGCGCGGTACGCGAGAAACGTTTCATGCCGCTCATGCAAAGCGCAGGAATCGGGCTGGGCACCGTCCTGCTCCTTGTTGTGGCGCAGCCGTCTTTCACCGAAGTGTACGAGAGAGAATACCAGACACTCGGCGACATGGCATTCCGCAACCGCGAGTACACGAAGGCCGAGCTGTTGTTCACACGTTCGCTGGCCGAACGTCCGACACCCGACGTGTACGTGAACCGCGGCAATGCGCTCGCGGCGACGGGGCGGATCGCCGAAGCTCTGCCGATGTACGACAGCGCGCTCGCGCTGCGGCCGCGGCACACACTCGCGCTTTTTAACCGCGGGAACGCCCTGATGCAGGCCGAACGGCCCGAGCAGGCCTATCAGGCATGGTTCGAAGCGGCGCGCAGTGATCCGAATTTCGGACCCGCGCATCGGAATATGGGAATACTCCTGCTCCGGGCGGGCCGTGCCGCGGAGGCCGCCGCGGCGCTCGAACGCGCGGCCTCGCACGAGCAGGATGCTGCCGTGCGGGAGACGATACTGCGCGATGCCGCCACGGCGAGAGCCCTGGCACAGGCGCCGCGCAAGTAG
- a CDS encoding proprotein convertase P-domain-containing protein, translating into MRKLTLLSALLLVGVLLTTTTSWAQSYKFKSTPHAAITSSQTVVDQIYVPTNTKVTNVRVGIYAKTHWYSSLRIVLTSPTGYQVVLKSETAYGTNYNGSLGSERSYALFQDGGATNITNSPVSQPNDRPIAPATMLASLNGKPSQGWWTLQVIDIRNSTVPAQNGFLEGWYLVFNSVLKEPEIVLWEQIKTGSQLVGQLNGVIQTVPNETPSSAANPMCGAGANPNVVPGLNGEAYPFIISNLGYPGLLIGQPVPGYSTGGRFKITVNIATNVPPPGNPSPALTGDIAVYFGRSASYTAPLASPPSPPNTAGISAQWPTGPATTTNTLLGGNPIQGGVRLTACNSEQATPWGLSGGDMGGYIDCAFDDLALSSIETAETCGFGDGVCGLYKPETPLTALNGNPVEGLYYVTVYDTYGDRPFNAYGHVRVISILVQYLAGGGEVANPNMHEGIAGPLLGVPIPGAITGSPLGYLPDVISTIPPYSIHAKDQDPMLLFWGVQKMGPRSTIGWENVEARNGTNRTALVGDGPYAYPGSLDANPAKAGLTVNADLAMLPIGSYYLRSILSQQRADDDNTDNVFETMAPVQVTNTTLSYIGDRVNQWNGYNAGSQSGLFASFPLQANTANGSGFGITFTVTKNPVTTVTSLDYKLDRGLGQALSITWRTPLRISVWRCSNGYTGGPVGPPVAKSPTINADEWMPGNWRTFPLYACDAQGNITTNPTVNLAPGTYAVMLDNMGTANALIYPYTWGMLPFLNDRYWDFKFNENFGPLGPFSTLGTRFMYTYTSSGTAAPSAGVSALSATDTWGNWTLPMRLNMTTLNDFAIDYLSINGTKGTESVSITNAPFALNTIVTANSTQGGATKDFNARVQIYDQGNNRVYISDINYGPQGNPAYPGVNGYQSVSVPMAQWTPANGGLYKVVADFSRKPSDQNAVNDTHEFMLYVSNTRAILATGSTASTSDINSAVSALREKGVNVEVMNASDSRIATAKNTDIYLVGNVSDKAVISQSIENGNNVAFVYNRKDNFGKLLQVVDNVYSIERPGANYDKMTLFPDMKEFQATKSSAPASVPTFTSKEELASYIKANRPGIEPVESSPAREIDAATLETMVPVETVTPYGEIQSVDVEVGSTGILYTVPQNRKAGRSTVDQTVPAGFALDQNYPNPFNPSTSISYSLPQSSFVTLRVLDMLGREVMTLVSDAQEAGRYNISWKGMNNVGELVASGQYICRIDATPLQGGAAFSSQIKMTLSK; encoded by the coding sequence ATGAGGAAGTTGACTCTTCTTTCTGCTCTCCTCCTTGTGGGAGTGCTGCTGACGACGACGACGTCGTGGGCGCAGTCCTACAAGTTCAAGAGCACTCCGCATGCCGCGATCACGAGTTCGCAGACGGTAGTAGACCAGATCTACGTCCCGACGAACACCAAGGTCACGAACGTGCGCGTCGGCATTTATGCGAAGACCCATTGGTACAGCAGCCTTCGCATCGTGCTCACATCGCCCACGGGCTATCAGGTCGTGCTCAAGAGTGAGACCGCCTACGGCACGAACTACAACGGTTCACTCGGAAGCGAGCGTTCTTACGCACTCTTCCAGGATGGCGGGGCCACAAACATCACCAACAGCCCCGTGTCGCAGCCCAACGATCGTCCGATCGCGCCGGCCACGATGCTCGCGAGCCTGAACGGCAAGCCGTCGCAGGGTTGGTGGACGTTGCAGGTCATAGATATCCGCAACAGCACGGTGCCCGCGCAGAACGGCTTCCTTGAGGGCTGGTACCTCGTGTTCAACTCCGTGCTGAAAGAGCCGGAAATCGTGCTCTGGGAACAGATCAAGACGGGTTCGCAGCTTGTCGGCCAGCTCAACGGCGTGATCCAGACCGTGCCGAACGAAACACCGTCCAGCGCAGCCAACCCGATGTGCGGCGCGGGTGCAAACCCGAACGTCGTGCCCGGCCTCAATGGCGAAGCATATCCGTTCATCATTTCGAATCTCGGTTACCCCGGTCTTCTGATCGGCCAGCCGGTTCCGGGCTACAGCACGGGCGGCCGCTTCAAGATCACCGTCAACATCGCGACAAACGTTCCGCCTCCGGGCAACCCGTCGCCCGCACTTACGGGTGACATTGCCGTGTACTTCGGCCGCAGCGCATCCTACACCGCGCCGCTTGCGAGCCCGCCCTCGCCGCCGAATACGGCAGGTATCTCCGCGCAGTGGCCGACTGGTCCCGCGACAACGACGAACACGCTGCTCGGCGGCAACCCGATTCAGGGTGGCGTGCGCCTCACGGCGTGTAACAGCGAGCAGGCCACCCCGTGGGGCCTCTCCGGTGGTGACATGGGCGGTTATATCGACTGCGCCTTTGACGATCTCGCCCTCTCCTCGATCGAGACCGCGGAAACCTGCGGCTTCGGCGACGGTGTGTGTGGTCTGTACAAGCCGGAAACGCCGCTCACCGCTCTGAACGGCAATCCCGTCGAGGGCCTGTATTACGTGACCGTGTACGACACCTACGGTGATCGTCCGTTCAACGCCTACGGCCACGTCCGTGTTATCTCCATCCTCGTCCAGTATCTCGCCGGCGGCGGCGAGGTTGCGAATCCGAACATGCACGAAGGTATTGCCGGTCCGCTTCTTGGTGTACCGATACCTGGTGCCATCACCGGTTCGCCGCTCGGCTATCTGCCGGACGTCATCTCGACGATTCCGCCCTACTCGATCCACGCGAAGGATCAGGATCCCATGCTCCTCTTCTGGGGCGTTCAGAAAATGGGTCCCCGCAGCACGATCGGTTGGGAGAATGTCGAAGCCCGCAATGGTACAAACCGCACAGCCCTCGTGGGCGACGGTCCCTATGCCTATCCGGGTTCGCTTGATGCCAATCCCGCCAAGGCAGGCCTGACGGTGAATGCTGATCTCGCCATGCTTCCGATTGGTTCCTACTATCTGCGTTCGATCCTCTCGCAGCAGCGCGCGGACGACGACAATACCGACAACGTGTTCGAGACGATGGCTCCGGTGCAGGTCACCAACACCACACTCTCGTATATTGGCGACCGAGTCAACCAGTGGAACGGTTACAATGCCGGCTCGCAGTCTGGTCTGTTCGCTTCCTTCCCGCTGCAGGCCAACACCGCCAACGGTTCCGGCTTTGGCATCACGTTTACAGTGACCAAGAACCCCGTCACAACAGTGACGAGCCTTGATTACAAGCTCGATCGTGGTCTGGGCCAGGCGTTGTCGATCACATGGCGTACGCCGCTCCGTATCTCGGTGTGGCGCTGCTCCAATGGCTACACTGGTGGACCCGTCGGTCCGCCGGTTGCAAAGTCGCCGACCATCAATGCCGACGAGTGGATGCCGGGCAACTGGCGCACCTTCCCGCTCTATGCGTGTGACGCGCAGGGCAACATCACGACGAATCCCACTGTGAATCTTGCACCCGGCACGTACGCCGTCATGCTCGATAACATGGGTACAGCCAATGCACTCATCTACCCGTACACCTGGGGTATGCTGCCGTTCCTGAACGACCGTTACTGGGACTTCAAGTTCAACGAGAATTTCGGTCCTCTCGGTCCCTTCTCCACACTCGGCACCCGCTTCATGTACACGTACACCTCGAGCGGCACTGCCGCCCCGAGCGCGGGTGTTTCCGCTCTCAGCGCAACAGACACCTGGGGCAACTGGACACTTCCGATGCGCCTCAACATGACGACCCTCAACGACTTTGCGATTGACTATCTCAGCATCAACGGCACGAAGGGCACCGAGTCGGTGTCCATCACCAACGCGCCGTTTGCGCTGAACACGATTGTCACCGCAAACTCGACACAGGGCGGCGCAACGAAGGACTTCAACGCACGCGTCCAGATCTACGATCAGGGCAACAATCGTGTGTATATCAGCGACATCAACTACGGTCCGCAGGGCAATCCCGCATATCCCGGCGTCAACGGCTATCAGTCGGTCTCCGTCCCGATGGCGCAGTGGACTCCCGCAAACGGCGGTCTGTACAAGGTCGTTGCCGACTTCTCACGCAAGCCGAGCGACCAGAACGCGGTGAATGACACGCACGAGTTCATGCTGTATGTGAGCAACACGCGCGCCATCCTCGCCACCGGCAGCACCGCATCGACCTCCGACATCAATTCCGCCGTCTCCGCTCTGCGCGAGAAGGGTGTGAACGTCGAAGTCATGAACGCCTCCGACAGCCGCATCGCGACCGCGAAGAACACGGACATCTACCTCGTCGGCAACGTGTCCGACAAGGCCGTGATCTCGCAGTCCATCGAGAACGGCAACAACGTTGCGTTTGTGTACAACCGCAAGGACAACTTCGGCAAGCTGCTTCAGGTTGTCGACAACGTGTACAGCATCGAGCGTCCGGGCGCCAACTACGACAAGATGACCCTGTTCCCCGACATGAAGGAATTCCAGGCGACCAAGTCGTCGGCTCCGGCCTCCGTGCCGACCTTCACATCGAAGGAAGAACTCGCGTCGTACATTAAGGCGAATCGCCCCGGCATCGAGCCGGTCGAGAGCAGCCCTGCTCGCGAAATTGACGCTGCCACACTTGAGACGATGGTTCCTGTCGAAACTGTCACACCGTACGGCGAGATCCAGTCGGTCGATGTGGAAGTCGGTTCCACCGGCATTCTCTACACCGTTCCGCAGAACCGCAAGGCGGGTCGCAGCACTGTCGATCAGACCGTGCCGGCCGGCTTCGCGCTCGACCAGAACTATCCGAACCCGTTCAATCCTTCGACCTCCATCAGCTACTCGCTGCCGCAGAGCAGCTTCGTGACACTGCGCGTGCTTGACATGCTCGGTCGCGAAGTCATGACCCTCGTCAGCGATGCGCAGGAAGCCGGTCGCTACAACATCTCCTGGAAGGGTATGAACAACGTCGGTGAACTCGTTGCCAGCGGTCAGTACATCTGCCGCATCGACGCGACCCCGCTTCAGGGCGGCGCGGCGTTCAGCAGCCAGATCAAGATGACGCTGTCGAAGTAA
- a CDS encoding T9SS type A sorting domain-containing protein, with product MKKILLGVFALSLIASSSVLAQVPCDPLMYFNSGGQDLVHTMNLPTVWWGVKMTPEPYLATVDSAYICFGIEKNTAITIYDSLEVRILLDTLPRIDVLDYYKSAIPAGFGGSIPDNYWVVELDFDQTMAQIPVGRNFWLTWRLKGPSGDVGRTIMKLDAINKERSIVLNNNGSYQTVTQYLTTASFRDSVDLWAEAHVCYINGKPVELVSFTAAYRDGAGVLSWRTETETNNYGFEIERLAERSENGAFSLWQKIGFVPGAGSSAHPRTYEFVDDNPRLVMNGQGVVRYRLRQVDIDGTTTASPVAELRIPFATDGLVLEQNYPNPFTRAAGFTSIRFTTQETRVLTLALFDAMGRHVRTLAEDAFPAGTNDMRIDAAGLTAGVYFLVLSDGDVRVARRISLLD from the coding sequence ATGAAAAAGATCCTCCTCGGTGTCTTTGCGCTCTCACTCATCGCATCCAGCTCAGTCCTGGCGCAGGTTCCGTGTGACCCACTGATGTACTTCAACTCCGGCGGTCAGGACCTCGTCCACACGATGAACCTCCCGACTGTGTGGTGGGGCGTGAAGATGACTCCCGAGCCCTATCTGGCCACGGTCGATTCGGCCTATATCTGTTTCGGTATCGAGAAGAACACGGCCATCACGATCTATGACTCGCTCGAGGTGCGCATTCTGCTGGATACACTGCCGCGCATCGATGTGCTCGACTATTACAAATCGGCCATACCCGCCGGATTTGGAGGAAGCATCCCCGACAATTATTGGGTGGTGGAACTCGATTTCGATCAGACCATGGCTCAGATCCCCGTGGGAAGAAATTTCTGGCTGACATGGCGGCTCAAGGGACCTTCCGGCGATGTGGGCCGCACGATCATGAAACTCGATGCGATAAACAAAGAACGTTCGATCGTACTGAATAACAATGGGTCGTACCAGACGGTCACGCAGTACTTGACCACGGCATCCTTCCGCGATTCCGTGGACTTGTGGGCCGAGGCGCACGTCTGCTACATCAACGGAAAACCGGTGGAGCTTGTCTCATTTACCGCGGCATACAGGGACGGAGCCGGTGTGCTTTCGTGGCGCACGGAAACCGAGACGAATAATTACGGCTTCGAAATAGAGCGGCTCGCGGAGCGTTCGGAGAACGGGGCTTTTTCGCTGTGGCAGAAAATCGGTTTTGTGCCCGGCGCGGGAAGCTCCGCTCATCCACGGACCTACGAGTTTGTTGATGACAATCCTCGTCTCGTGATGAACGGCCAGGGCGTTGTGCGGTATCGTCTCCGCCAGGTCGACATCGACGGAACCACCACAGCCTCACCGGTGGCTGAACTCCGCATCCCCTTCGCGACGGATGGCCTTGTGCTGGAGCAGAACTATCCGAATCCCTTTACAAGGGCCGCGGGATTTACATCCATCCGATTCACGACGCAGGAAACCCGCGTTCTGACACTCGCCCTGTTTGACGCAATGGGACGGCACGTGCGCACTCTCGCCGAGGACGCGTTCCCGGCCGGCACAAACGACATGCGCATCGATGCGGCAGGGCTCACGGCGGGAGTGTACTTTCTGGTGCTCAGTGATGGCGATGTGCGCGTCGCGCGCAGAATTTCGCTGCTCGATTAA
- a CDS encoding CBS domain-containing protein — protein MTDQLQSPLDGASSEHQIPAIDATVLRRSLKTIMKPAITCAIDTPISQAIFLMQTKRIGCVLVTSRGKLLGIFTERDVLKKILGVSFDLKTTPLTEVMTVNPQSLYEDDTIAYAMNFMDLGGYRHIPVVNRNFEPVGVVSVKDIVAYFVQHFADEVLNLPPHQAMSPDTEIPGADGSLE, from the coding sequence ATGACCGATCAGTTGCAATCGCCGCTCGATGGAGCATCGTCGGAACACCAGATTCCCGCCATCGACGCGACCGTGTTGCGGCGCTCGTTGAAGACCATCATGAAGCCGGCCATCACGTGCGCAATAGACACGCCGATCAGTCAGGCAATATTTCTGATGCAGACGAAACGCATCGGCTGTGTGCTTGTCACGAGCAGGGGGAAGCTGCTCGGTATTTTCACCGAACGTGATGTGCTGAAAAAGATCCTCGGTGTCTCCTTCGATCTGAAAACGACACCGCTCACGGAAGTGATGACCGTCAATCCGCAGTCCCTCTACGAGGACGATACGATCGCGTACGCGATGAACTTCATGGATCTGGGCGGCTACCGCCACATTCCCGTCGTGAACAGGAATTTCGAACCGGTCGGCGTGGTGTCGGTGAAGGACATCGTCGCGTACTTCGTGCAGCACTTCGCCGACGAGGTGCTGAACCTTCCGCCGCATCAGGCGATGAGTCCCGACACGGAAATTCCCGGGGCAGACGGCTCGCTCGAGTAA